CCTGTGCAATACGAAAACCCTACAGCCAGAGCCCTTCGCATAAACTTTTCAGGAGCATAATCGACACCGTTCTCCCGGAGGAAAGCTATCATATCACGATATTCGGGACATGCGGGACAGTTCCGGCCGAACTCGAACTGATGTACCCGTTCGCACATTACCATTACATGCTGGGCAAGACAACAGATGAAAAAATCCGGGCGGACTTCCACAGGATCGAAGTTCAAAGACTTACCGGATATCTCGAAAAAACAAGATGTAATTACAAAAAAAGGATCGCCTACTGCATCGGACCGTTCAGGAAGGCGATGGTTGAGGCGTGCGAAAAGACCGGAACTGAGATGAAGATCCTCCCGTCCGATCCGATGATCGACAAAATGTATGATATCGACTGCCCTTTTCCCGAAGGAAGCCTCTCGATGCAGGAATATATCGACGAGTTCAGGAGAGGGCTCGTTGAAATCAGGGATTAATAACGCCTTCCTTTTTTCTTTCCGCCGCCTTCTTCCGTCTCTTCACTTAGCTGCCTGATCCTGTCCCTGAGCACGATCGCCCTCTCGAAATCAAGCGCTTCGGCAGCCGCATCCATATCGGCCTCGAGCTCGATTATCAGGTTTGGGATCTCGGCCTTCGGGATGTGTTTGATATCCTTTATGTCGATCTCCTTCTCCCTCACGGGTTTCTTGATCGTGACTGGTACAATCCCGTGAGATTCGTTGAACTCCAGCTGCATATTCCTGCGGCGTTCGGTCTCGGATACCGCCTTCTTAATCGAGTCTGTCATATTGTCGGCGTACAGGACGACATAAGAGTTGGCATTTCTTGCCGCACGCCCGATGATCTGGATCAGGCTCCTCGAATCACGAAGGAAGCCTTCTTTGTCCGCATCGAGTATTCCAATGAATCCTACTTCTGGGATGTCAAGTCCCTCCCTGAGCAGGTTGATTCCGACCAGCACGTCGAACTTTCCCAGGCGAAGTTCCCGGATTATTTCTGTTCTCTCTATGGTCTTGATGTCCGAATGAAGATACCGTGTCTTTATCTTCTTCGATGCAAGGAATTC
This DNA window, taken from Methanolacinia paynteri, encodes the following:
- a CDS encoding DUF5591 domain-containing protein; its protein translation is MTEKEPEFVVDREGNRYEIFDPPFYRQEFEDAYRYIIDEYDIPKREIGIFIPCAIRKPYSQSPSHKLFRSIIDTVLPEESYHITIFGTCGTVPAELELMYPFAHYHYMLGKTTDEKIRADFHRIEVQRLTGYLEKTRCNYKKRIAYCIGPFRKAMVEACEKTGTEMKILPSDPMIDKMYDIDCPFPEGSLSMQEYIDEFRRGLVEIRD